Proteins encoded by one window of Lactobacillus paragasseri:
- a CDS encoding dipeptide epimerase, whose translation MNLKIKNITCSIKKVPLKRPFITALHKVTEIEGLKIVVELSDGQTGTGTATPNEKVTGDTLQSSLDIVNQVIKPALINQNFKNWNKILTTLQTCIVHNSAAKAAMDIALHQLKAKENNESLVNLLGSEKGKLTTDYTISIGSDDHMVSEAKALVKDGFTAIKIKLGNNSVSHDIKIIQKISKAVGPDISLRIDCNQAWNYKDTLKASRTWAQDNLNIDFIEQPVLKDAISDLTLLSENSPYPIMADESVASYQDAINLIQHHACDYINIKLMKTGGLSEAIKINDLAQACGIKTMIGCMIEPVESIAAAAAFAVANKNVKFIDLDSIFMATQDPDLSKYLEIKNNEIILKD comes from the coding sequence ATGAATTTAAAAATTAAAAATATTACATGTTCCATTAAAAAAGTTCCATTAAAGAGACCGTTTATTACTGCCTTACATAAAGTCACCGAAATTGAAGGACTGAAAATCGTTGTTGAATTAAGTGATGGTCAAACAGGTACTGGAACAGCTACTCCTAATGAGAAAGTTACCGGTGACACATTACAAAGCTCACTAGACATTGTTAATCAAGTTATTAAACCTGCATTAATAAACCAAAACTTCAAAAATTGGAACAAAATTTTAACCACACTTCAAACCTGTATCGTTCATAATTCTGCCGCAAAGGCGGCAATGGATATTGCCTTACATCAATTAAAGGCTAAAGAAAACAATGAATCTCTAGTTAACCTACTTGGTAGTGAAAAAGGCAAATTAACAACCGACTATACAATTAGTATCGGTTCAGATGACCATATGGTTTCTGAAGCCAAAGCCTTAGTTAAAGATGGCTTTACTGCAATCAAAATCAAGTTAGGCAACAATTCTGTAAGTCATGATATTAAAATCATTCAAAAAATTAGTAAAGCTGTTGGTCCTGACATTTCCTTACGTATTGATTGCAATCAAGCCTGGAATTACAAAGACACTTTAAAAGCTAGTCGAACTTGGGCACAGGATAATTTAAACATTGATTTTATCGAACAGCCTGTTCTAAAAGATGCAATCTCAGATTTAACTTTATTAAGTGAAAATTCGCCTTATCCAATTATGGCTGACGAAAGTGTCGCTTCATATCAGGATGCCATTAACTTAATCCAGCATCACGCTTGTGACTACATCAACATTAAGTTAATGAAAACTGGTGGCTTATCAGAGGCAATCAAAATTAATGATTTAGCCCAAGCTTGTGGTATTAAAACTATGATTGGTTGCATGATTGAGCCAGTTGAAAGTATTGCGGCAGCTGCTGCATTCGCTGTTGCAAATAAAAATGTTAAATTTATTGATCTCGATTCAATTTTTATGGCTACACAAGATCCTGATCTTAGTAAGTATTTAGAAATTAAAAATAATGAAATTATTCTAAAGGACTAA
- a CDS encoding alpha/beta hydrolase yields the protein MSTIITSTLYSPHLKLDWNYDIYLPDQVNSQQKYPLLLMLHGLYGNHTNFLDTNRIDSKSILDNLMRNAKKKIIVAFIDGFNSFYINSLYGFKMETAIMQDLLPYLIQQYPISTNIGIGGISMGGYGASRLVLKYPQIFSAAFLISPAVWNIKHIPQFIHNSIHTFQDEQNSWSENFYNKIYPTTYLSPISNKVNFYIESSKTDDVVPIKDVIYFAQKVSSNHNHVQLTTDSFGAHEWNYWQKAIVPAYTWMIEQLEQKKGVIN from the coding sequence ATGAGTACCATAATAACCTCCACACTTTACTCTCCGCATTTAAAATTAGATTGGAATTATGATATCTATCTTCCAGATCAAGTTAATTCCCAGCAAAAGTATCCCTTGCTTTTAATGCTCCACGGATTATATGGAAATCATACTAATTTTTTAGATACGAATCGTATTGACTCAAAAAGTATTCTAGATAACTTGATGCGTAATGCCAAAAAGAAAATTATTGTAGCTTTTATAGATGGTTTTAATAGTTTCTACATCAACTCTCTATATGGTTTCAAAATGGAAACGGCAATTATGCAGGACTTATTACCCTATTTAATTCAGCAGTACCCTATTTCAACTAACATTGGTATCGGCGGCATTTCAATGGGCGGATATGGTGCATCGAGACTTGTTTTAAAATATCCTCAAATATTTTCGGCAGCATTCTTAATTTCACCCGCTGTTTGGAATATTAAACATATTCCTCAATTTATTCACAATTCTATTCATACATTTCAAGATGAACAAAATAGTTGGTCAGAAAATTTCTACAATAAAATCTATCCAACTACTTATTTATCACCTATTTCAAATAAAGTTAATTTTTATATTGAGAGTAGTAAAACAGATGACGTTGTTCCTATCAAGGATGTAATATATTTTGCTCAAAAAGTTTCAAGCAACCATAATCACGTTCAATTAACAACTGATTCATTTGGCGCCCACGAATGGAACTATTGGCAAAAGGCAATAGTTCCAGCTTATACATGGATGATCGAACAATTAGAGCAAAAGAAGGGAGTGATAAATTAA
- a CDS encoding BadF/BadG/BcrA/BcrD ATPase family protein — MSYVIGIDSGGTHITATAYKDNIEIATATAGPGNIFLDPQQTIKNLIKVITEISEKLSSNTCTLILIGIAGLESADNPQPYLDKVKDYFKSLTENIIFTSDAKLALINGLEGKDGFLAIAGTGSIVYGRQKNKYLRAGGWGYLLDDIGSGYRISQEAVATALEKMDRGENSSLIPAILEYFKADNLKNVVSQYYKLNRTEIAAFSLKLAQEADRQNDEAIMILQHQADLLADEIIHLIKRYSQESISLNLALSGSVLVNNLIIQKEISSKVKHAYPTIKIMVSDRSNTAAVNYI; from the coding sequence ATGAGCTATGTAATCGGAATTGATAGTGGCGGTACCCATATAACGGCTACCGCTTATAAAGATAATATTGAAATTGCCACTGCTACTGCTGGTCCAGGAAATATATTTCTTGATCCACAGCAAACCATTAAGAATCTAATTAAAGTTATTACTGAAATTTCAGAAAAATTATCATCAAATACCTGTACCTTAATTTTGATTGGAATTGCAGGACTAGAAAGTGCCGATAATCCACAGCCTTATTTAGACAAAGTAAAGGATTATTTTAAGTCATTAACTGAAAATATTATTTTTACAAGTGACGCTAAACTAGCTTTAATAAATGGTCTTGAGGGAAAAGACGGATTTTTAGCAATTGCCGGTACCGGATCAATTGTATATGGAAGACAAAAGAATAAATATTTACGTGCTGGCGGTTGGGGATATTTATTAGATGATATTGGTTCTGGCTATCGCATCTCCCAAGAAGCCGTTGCCACCGCATTAGAAAAAATGGATCGAGGAGAAAATTCTTCTTTAATACCTGCTATTCTTGAATACTTTAAGGCCGATAATTTAAAAAATGTAGTTAGCCAATATTACAAACTTAATCGTACAGAAATAGCAGCTTTTTCATTAAAGCTTGCTCAAGAAGCTGATCGGCAAAATGATGAAGCAATTATGATCTTACAGCATCAGGCCGACTTATTAGCTGATGAAATTATTCATTTAATAAAACGTTATTCTCAAGAAAGTATTTCTCTAAATCTTGCCTTATCAGGATCTGTTTTAGTCAATAACCTTATTATTCAGAAAGAAATTTCATCAAAAGTAAAACATGCTTACCCTACTATAAAAATTATGGTTTCTGACAGAAGTAATACAGCAGCAGTCAATTATATTTAG
- a CDS encoding serine hydrolase domain-containing protein: protein MRNTNEISMLMKQAINDCATPGISYALEDIKNKTMETSFLGYKTYDKKIPLKDDDIYDLASLTKVVGVTSRILQLLGKKIIDLDDKVSKYFPKISYPDITVKNLLLHNSGLAADLCNVYSYANKDEVIAAIFKQKLVYPTGTDMVYSDLNFILLGMIIEKVDEESLDKSLKTHVFEPLEMNNTGYCLNENKRNFVPTEKTDKRGLIQGEVHDETAYMLNGVSGNAGLFSTIGDLKNFCIMYLQKGKYKGKTIIPSDMIDTLFNYNFMGRTLGWQRWNKNSKTLWHTGFTGTSIALDLDHSTFFICLTNRVNPTRKNQKWINVRRLAVSLFFNSPEQLP, encoded by the coding sequence ATGAGAAATACTAATGAAATATCTATGTTAATGAAACAAGCAATAAATGATTGTGCTACGCCGGGAATAAGCTATGCCTTAGAAGATATAAAAAATAAAACAATGGAAACAAGTTTTTTAGGGTACAAAACTTATGACAAAAAAATACCGTTAAAAGATGACGATATTTATGACTTAGCATCGTTGACTAAAGTTGTAGGTGTAACAAGTCGTATACTTCAATTATTAGGGAAGAAAATTATTGATTTAGATGACAAAGTAAGTAAATATTTTCCAAAAATTAGTTATCCAGATATTACCGTTAAGAATCTTTTGCTTCATAATTCTGGATTAGCTGCTGATTTATGCAATGTATATTCATATGCGAATAAAGATGAGGTGATAGCTGCTATTTTTAAACAGAAGCTTGTTTATCCGACTGGAACAGATATGGTATATTCTGATCTTAATTTTATTTTACTAGGGATGATCATTGAAAAAGTAGATGAAGAGTCTCTTGATAAAAGCTTAAAGACACATGTCTTTGAACCTTTAGAGATGAATAATACAGGATATTGTTTAAATGAAAATAAACGAAATTTTGTACCAACAGAAAAGACTGATAAAAGAGGACTGATTCAGGGAGAAGTGCATGATGAAACGGCTTATATGTTAAATGGTGTTTCAGGTAATGCGGGATTATTTTCTACAATTGGAGATCTAAAGAATTTCTGCATAATGTATCTTCAAAAAGGAAAGTACAAAGGCAAAACAATAATCCCATCTGATATGATTGATACGCTATTTAACTATAACTTTATGGGTAGAACCTTAGGATGGCAAAGGTGGAATAAGAATAGCAAGACTTTGTGGCATACAGGATTTACTGGAACATCAATTGCGCTTGATTTAGATCATTCTACTTTCTTTATTTGTTTAACTAATCGAGTAAACCCTACTAGAAAAAACCAAAAATGGATAAACGTGAGAAGATTAGCGGTAAGTCTGTTTTTCAATAGTCCAGAGCAATTACCCTAA
- a CDS encoding PTS sugar transporter subunit IIC, translating to MAKFNAAKITSKMSKLAGNRYFVAIRDGMAVIIPVAIVGSFFTIISQFPIDSWKKFITPYLPALQVPVTFSIGMMALYSCYAMAAALAEHYQLDRNSSATVATMAFFILAVSPGTLTAKAAKLSGMLAGTVLPSTNFGAQGLFTAMLVSMISVEIIRWFKEKNLVIKMPDGVPPAVSNSFVSLVPASVIIILAWVIKEVLHFDLNAGLLALLSPLSNFGKDNFISSVIPPFFNSLFWLFGIHGAITSTPIYPYWYKNLDANMAAIAHGVGAANAPRFMTEQFFQWFVYIGGSGTILGLCILLAFMSKSSFGKTLGKAVIIPSIFNINEPIIFGLPIVLNPYFAIPFVVTPMVTGALTYFAMALHLVSRTIALVPWTLPGPIGAYMATGFDWRAAVLSIINVIISVVIYYPFFKVWDKKQLEKEAKDSASKSTNTEASKGNNVEAINLTDNDLSVEPTSLKTTISTKIIALFDTLSKFKRLAKENV from the coding sequence ATGGCTAAGTTTAATGCCGCAAAAATCACCTCTAAAATGTCGAAACTAGCGGGTAATCGCTATTTTGTGGCAATTAGAGATGGAATGGCAGTTATTATTCCCGTAGCTATTGTCGGTTCATTCTTTACAATTATTTCTCAATTTCCAATAGATAGTTGGAAAAAGTTTATTACCCCATATTTACCTGCATTACAAGTACCAGTTACTTTTTCTATTGGTATGATGGCCTTGTATTCATGCTATGCAATGGCAGCTGCTTTGGCTGAGCACTATCAATTAGATAGAAATTCTTCAGCCACTGTTGCAACGATGGCATTCTTTATATTGGCTGTAAGTCCAGGTACTTTAACTGCTAAAGCAGCTAAATTGTCTGGCATGTTAGCTGGAACAGTTCTTCCTTCAACTAACTTTGGTGCGCAGGGTTTGTTTACTGCAATGTTAGTTTCAATGATATCAGTTGAAATTATTCGTTGGTTTAAAGAGAAAAATTTAGTTATTAAAATGCCAGATGGTGTTCCACCTGCAGTTTCTAATTCATTTGTTTCTTTAGTACCAGCTTCAGTAATTATTATTTTAGCTTGGGTAATTAAAGAAGTATTGCATTTTGACTTGAATGCAGGACTTTTAGCTTTATTGTCACCATTATCTAACTTTGGTAAAGATAACTTTATTTCATCAGTTATTCCACCATTCTTTAACTCACTATTTTGGTTATTTGGTATTCATGGTGCTATTACATCGACTCCAATTTATCCATACTGGTACAAGAACCTAGATGCAAATATGGCAGCAATTGCACATGGCGTGGGTGCTGCTAATGCTCCAAGATTTATGACTGAACAATTCTTCCAATGGTTTGTTTATATTGGTGGTTCAGGTACTATCTTAGGTCTATGTATTTTGTTAGCCTTTATGTCTAAGTCTTCATTTGGTAAGACTTTAGGTAAGGCGGTTATTATCCCAAGTATTTTCAACATTAATGAACCTATTATTTTTGGTTTACCAATTGTTTTAAACCCATACTTTGCAATTCCATTTGTTGTAACACCTATGGTAACTGGTGCTTTGACATACTTTGCAATGGCTCTTCACTTAGTATCACGTACTATCGCTTTGGTTCCATGGACGTTACCAGGACCAATTGGAGCTTACATGGCAACTGGTTTTGATTGGCGTGCTGCTGTTTTATCTATTATTAACGTCATTATTTCTGTTGTTATTTACTATCCATTCTTTAAAGTTTGGGATAAGAAACAACTAGAAAAGGAAGCTAAAGACAGTGCAAGTAAATCTACTAACACAGAAGCTTCAAAGGGTAATAATGTTGAAGCAATTAATTTAACTGATAATGATCTATCAGTTGAGCCTACTTCTTTAAAAACAACTATAAGCACAAAAATAATTGCTCTTTTTGATACGCTAAGTAAGTTTAAGAGATTAGCAAAAGAAAATGTTTAG
- a CDS encoding serine hydrolase encodes MQLTQIQEQIENNPWKTAITIRKNNHTIFENSNANVIFKSASLIKLGIALYIQEKKPGTIANTLTLSSNDIVGGAGIINRLSIKSWKISDLLDLMLSVSDNTATNALLNYYNINTINDYLQQNFQNISLSRFLMKKSDKENTCTSNSMMDVFEKLLAGDNEVNHVVLDALKHQEVRNKLVAYSNPKYEVFNKTGELLHEQHDIARFRANTDVIDCCVLTNYQSQKDYENILSMMQKIGKILTH; translated from the coding sequence ATGCAACTGACCCAGATTCAAGAACAAATAGAAAATAATCCTTGGAAAACAGCAATTACTATTCGTAAAAATAATCATACGATCTTTGAAAATTCAAACGCTAATGTGATTTTTAAGTCAGCCTCATTAATAAAACTAGGGATTGCTCTTTATATTCAGGAAAAAAAGCCTGGCACAATCGCCAATACTCTTACCCTATCTAGTAATGATATTGTTGGAGGAGCCGGCATTATCAATAGACTAAGCATTAAGTCATGGAAGATTAGTGATTTATTAGATCTAATGTTATCTGTATCTGATAATACAGCTACTAACGCTTTATTGAATTATTACAACATCAATACAATTAATGATTATTTACAGCAAAATTTTCAAAATATTTCTTTAAGTCGATTTTTAATGAAAAAAAGTGATAAAGAAAATACTTGTACATCAAATTCTATGATGGACGTTTTTGAAAAACTACTTGCAGGCGATAACGAAGTTAATCATGTGGTTCTCGATGCCTTAAAGCACCAAGAAGTAAGAAATAAATTAGTAGCTTATAGCAATCCTAAGTATGAAGTCTTTAATAAAACTGGCGAACTATTGCATGAACAGCATGATATAGCACGATTTAGAGCAAACACTGATGTGATTGACTGCTGCGTATTAACCAATTATCAAAGTCAAAAAGATTATGAGAATATTTTAAGTATGATGCAAAAGATCGGGAAAATACTTACACACTAG
- a CDS encoding DUF871 domain-containing protein, whose product MTMRNLGLSIYPDHSNYDDNVQYLELGHKYGFKRIFMSMLEVQGSVEETKEKYKKIISMGNRLGYQTFLDVSPRIFKDLKIDYHDLSFFHDIGATGLRLDQAFDGATEALMSYNPYNLIIELNMSNNVDYLNNIISYQANTPYIYGCHNFYPQKGTALPYDFFVECSKRFKKFNIHTAAFVTSQVGKMGPWNVTDGLPTLEEDRYLPIQVQAKQLWATGLIDDVIIGNAYASEEELKLLSEVNPYQLVLHVNYVPKINDIEKTIVEKPQHFRRGDMNSIVIRSTMPRVTYKDIPNPAHDNEQEFKRGDVLIGNDGFGIYKNELQIVLKPHMESRKNKVGEISKNELFLLDFIKPWTKFKLSSN is encoded by the coding sequence ATGACAATGAGAAATTTAGGTCTGTCAATCTATCCAGACCATAGCAATTACGATGACAATGTTCAGTACCTTGAGCTTGGACATAAATATGGCTTTAAGCGTATTTTTATGAGCATGCTCGAAGTACAAGGAAGCGTCGAAGAAACTAAAGAAAAATACAAAAAGATAATCTCAATGGGAAACAGATTGGGATACCAAACGTTTCTAGATGTTTCACCACGTATTTTTAAAGATTTAAAAATTGATTATCATGATCTATCCTTTTTCCATGATATTGGTGCAACTGGCTTACGACTAGATCAAGCATTTGATGGAGCAACTGAAGCTTTAATGTCTTACAATCCCTATAATTTAATTATTGAATTAAATATGAGTAATAATGTGGACTACTTAAATAACATTATTTCTTACCAAGCAAATACTCCATATATTTACGGTTGTCATAATTTTTATCCACAAAAAGGCACAGCTCTTCCTTATGATTTCTTTGTAGAATGTTCAAAACGCTTCAAGAAATTCAATATTCACACAGCTGCATTTGTTACCAGCCAAGTTGGAAAAATGGGACCTTGGAATGTCACAGATGGCTTACCAACACTTGAAGAAGATCGTTATCTTCCAATACAAGTTCAAGCAAAGCAGCTGTGGGCAACTGGCTTAATTGACGACGTTATCATCGGTAACGCCTATGCATCTGAGGAAGAACTAAAATTATTATCTGAGGTTAATCCATACCAATTAGTTTTACATGTAAACTATGTTCCAAAGATAAACGACATTGAAAAGACAATTGTTGAAAAGCCACAACATTTCCGCAGGGGCGACATGAATAGTATCGTTATTCGGTCAACAATGCCACGTGTAACTTATAAAGACATCCCTAACCCAGCCCATGATAATGAACAAGAATTTAAACGCGGAGATGTTTTAATCGGAAATGATGGCTTTGGAATATATAAAAATGAGCTACAAATTGTATTAAAGCCACACATGGAGTCAAGAAAAAATAAAGTTGGTGAAATTTCTAAAAATGAATTATTCTTATTAGACTTTATCAAGCCTTGGACTAAGTTTAAGCTGTCATCAAATTAA